Proteins encoded within one genomic window of Saccharomyces mikatae IFO 1815 strain IFO1815 genome assembly, chromosome: 15:
- the MAM3 gene encoding Mam3p (similar to Saccharomyces cerevisiae MAM3 (YOL060C); ancestral locus Anc_3.168), with protein MSLLSLRSRSRSGASHWLYMFLYHIFTIPKIYSLPLISGSHGLYSRDVGESGHGVGDEAGVTTYYIISIILVLLGGVFAGLTLGLMGQDEVYLKVISTSGSSSEKKLAKRVLDLISKGKHWVLVTLLLSNVITNETLPIVLDRCLGGGWQAVVSSTILIVIFGEIIPQSVCVKYGLQVGAFFCPFVLVLMYLMYPVAYPIATLLDYMLGEDHGTIYKKSGLKTLVTLHRTMGVERLTKDEVTIISAVLDLKAKRVEEIMTPIENVFTMSADTILDDKTVEKIFNSGFSRIPIFLPNEPNNFIGMLLVRVLISYDPDDCLPVSHFPLATLPETSPNTSCLNILNYFQEGKSHMCVVSKEPGSSHGAIGVLTLEDVIEELIGEEIVDESDVFVDMHQHIMRQQPGPLSKRHITSYLHHLYTSSHKEHRTADQTDELSPLLSPSTSNHPSEHQQQASNNKTWNWRKSNDGNDRSNPTPNVTSRLALSSPTPQSTEHSAIIPSNLASNPLNINKSFVTIKKPANVPKIITTHSSPSGKEPSPAPHSSDKSLSTEEHQLLNDHAELSRQAMLHTQRSGQPTQVTTSTNTTRNSPDSISIPNSGTDHLNENQNVTISSSYQNTKNGIVESVITVKGVPKTIIGPAKDWDESKSEYGNENANQDNSNQTDDRESSSSNTSLFSSIRKKFKNENTNNDRTNFSDSFSRTSNYEGNGSSSTMKR; from the coding sequence ATGTCGTTGTTGTCGCTAAGGTCGAGATCACGATCTGGGGCCTCTCATTGGTTATACATGTTCTTGTACCATATCTTCACTATTCCGAAAATATACTCGCTGCCGTTGATATCCGGATCGCACGGACTCTATTCTAGGGACGTTGGCGAGTCCGGCCACGGTGTAGGTGACGAGGCAGGCGTCACCACGTACTACATTATTTCCATCATCCTGGTGCTGCTAGGTGGTGTGTTTGCAGGGTTGACTCTCGGGCTGATGGGTCAAGATGAGGTTTACCTGAAAGTGATTAGTACTTCAGGCTCAAGTTCTGAAAAGAAGCTGGCCAAGCGAGTGCTTGACTTGATATCTAAGGGTAAACATTGGGTTCTGGTCACACTGCTTCTCTCCAATGTTATAACCAACGAAACGCTGCCTATTGTCTTGGATAGGTGTCTTGGGGGCGGCTGGCAAGCCGTGGTCTCATCAACTATCCTGATTGTGATTTTCGGTGAAATCATACCGCAAAGTGTCTGTGTTAAATACGGGTTGCAGGTTGGGGCATTCTTTTGCCCTTTTGTTCTTGTGCTGATGTACCTGATGTACCCTGTTGCGTATCCGATTGCCACTCTACTGGATTATATGCTAGGTGAAGACCATGGCACCATATACAAGAAGTCCGGTCTGAAAACTTTGGTCACACTGCATAGGACCATGGGTGTCGAAAGGTTGACGAAGGACGAAGTCACCATCATCTCTGCTGTTTTGGATCTGAAGGCAAAAAGGGTGGAGGAAATCATGACTCCAATTGAAAATGTCTTTACAATGAGTGCTGACACCATCCTAGACGATAAAACAGTCGAAAAGATCTTCAATTCGGGGTTTTCCAGAATACCCATTTTTTTGCCCAATGAACCGAACAATTTCATTGGAATGTTACTTGTCAGGGTGCTTATCTCCTACGATCCTGATGATTGCCTCCCAGTTTCGCACTTTCCTTTAGCCACGTTACCGGAAACTTCCCCAAACACATCTTGTTTGAATATTCTGAATTATTtccaagaaggaaaatcaCACATGTGTGTTGTGAGCAAAGAGCCAGGCTCCTCCCATGGCGCTATTGGTGTCTTAACTTTGGAAGATgtcattgaagaattgattggtgaagaaattgtaGACGAATCTGACGTCTTTGTCGACATGCATCAACATATTATGAGGCAACAACCGGGGCCCTTGAGTAAAAGGCATATTACTTCCTACTTGCATCATTTGTACACCAGCTCGCACAAGGAGCACCGAACTGCGGATCAAACCGATGAATTGTCTCCACTCTTATCTCCATCCACTTCCAATCACCCATCCGAGCACCAACAACAAGCTTCAAACAATAAAACTTGGAATTGGAGAAAATCCAATGATGGTAACGACAGGTCCAATCCGACTCCGAATGTCACTTCAAGATTGGCTCTTTCATCCCCAACCCCACAATCTACAGAACATAGCGCTATCATACCTTCCAACCTAGCATCGAACCCATtgaatataaataaatcCTTTGTCACTATTAAAAAGCCTGCTAATGTCCCAAAGATTATCACTACTCACTCTTCTCCTTCTGGCAAAGAACCGTCTCCAGCACCCCACTCGAGCGATAAGTCACTCTCTACTGAAGAACACCAACTATTAAATGATCACGCAGAGTTATCGCGCCAAGCTATGCTCCATACTCAGCGGTCTGGTCAGCCGACTCAAGTCACTACCTCTACAAACACCACAAGAAATAGCCCTGATAGCATATCAATTCCTAATTCTGGCACAGACCATCTCAATGAAAACCAAAACGTCACAATTTCGTCCTCTTACCAAAACACCAAGAATGGTATTGTTGAATCTGTGATTACAGTCAAAGGTGTTCCTAAGACAATCATTGGCCCTGCAAAGGATTGGGATGAATCCAAAAGCGAATATGGCAACGAAAATGCCAATCAAGACAACTCAAACCAAACTGACGATAGGGAAAGTTCAAGTTCGAATACGAGTTTATTTTCC